A genome region from Trichoderma asperellum chromosome 7, complete sequence includes the following:
- a CDS encoding uncharacterized protein (EggNog:ENOG41), which translates to MERQESGIDNNRESLHAATTAEPAPGTKPKSRACDVCHKRKVKCDRNKPSCSECVKFAADCTYIVAATPKKITRRRPKKHEALEKKVGELESILRQALKSRESATISQPNEGQVVSKPTAQSLQVADSSPLHSPPFNFTYGSNAGYVRASLLQELVEWVPQPFRSFVKSCSGSYTKDNKILKGRQEYVTLIRTYFSTLNQTITLFDQDDFFARFSELEMDQIRADAALWTATNIMCALALRQEATISLIGCPRSRDQEAWQYLHTALDKAVEITIRGSEDLLAIQALLGMTIFLQSSPDAHPASTILAAAIRLVLQHGLHIQKDEQPLDQLDFEARRLALQRSRVFWIAYYLDHDLASRLERPPLIHEDDIGIDLPPQYPEDGLGYISSINGTININYMHVRAHLALIEGHIHRRLISARARRQTSTERQAAIQELELELCSWKSSSLDLNFVMDSLGSFCADRTPCATFGSAGIFLFRVLYLTYLNCHTNLHGLSYQALRMQAWDYPRRQIKSSDSSTIQLLPLVLAAGGDVGPPRCCVASARASLSLFRVTDYDHACSLAALHHHVTALIVLVAHAAKNPLADESMADIQLVLPVVDMLHKFEEVSKDSSIEYAKKIAAQLVHEYARRALFE; encoded by the exons ATGGAGCGGCAAGAGAGCGGCATAGATAACAATCGAGAAAGTCTCCATGCAGCCACGACGGCAGAGCCTGCTCCGGGTACAAAGCCAAAGAGCAGA GCTTGCGATGTGTGTCACAAAAGAAAGGTCAAATGCGATAGGAATAAGCCATCGTGCTCTGAGTGTGTCAAGTTTGCCGCTGATTGCACCTACATTGTGGCTGCAACTCCGAAAAAGATTACACGCCGCAG ACCCAAGAAACATGAAGCCCTAGAAAAGAAAGTCGGCGAGCTTGAAAGCATCCTACGCCAGGCGCTCAAAAGCCGCGAATCTGCAACAATCAGTCAACCCAATGAGGGCCAAGTAGTATCAAAGCCTACGGCGCAAAGCCTTCAAGTAGCCGATTCATCGCCTCTACACAGCCCCCCATTCAATTTTACCTACGGCTCCAATGCAGGATATGTCAGGGCATCGTTGTTGCAAGAGCTTGTGGAGTGGGTTCCGCAGCCTTTCAGATCATTTGTGAAGTCTTGCAGCGGCAGCTACACAaaggataataaaattttaaaaggGCGGCAGGAGTATGTTACTCTTATTCGGACCTATTTCAGTACACTCAACCAGACTATTACGCTATTCGATCAAGATGACTTCTTTGCGCGTTTTTCTGAACTCGAAATGGATCAGATTCGAGCAGACGCAGCACTCTGGACGGCCACAAATATCATGTGTGCTCTCGCTCTACGTCAAGAAGCAACGATCTCTCTAATTGGATGTCCCCGTTCTCGTGATCAAGAAGCTTGGCAGTATTTACATACTGCATTAGACAAGGCGGTAGAGATTACCATTCGAGGCAGTGAGGACCTATTAGCTATCCAAGCACTGCTAGGAATGACCATATTCCTCCAGTCTTCACCAGACGCACATCCAGCATCGACCATCCTTGCAGCTGCAATAAGGCTAGTTCTTCAACATGGCCTCCATATTCAGAAAGACGAACAGCCTCTGGATCAGCTTGACTTTGAGGCTAGGCGTCTCGCACTCCAGCGAAGTCGTGTATTTTGGATTGCATACTATCTTGATCATGACCTTGCAAGCAGACTCGAAAGGCCGCCTTTAATACACGAGGATGATATTGGTATCGATCTTCCTCCACAATACCCTGAAGATGGACTGGGTTATATATCCTCTATTAATGGTACCATAAATATCAATTATATGCATGTTCGTGCTCACCTTGCCCTCATTGAGGGCCACATCCATCGACGACTCATATCTGCAAGGGCAAGGCGCCAAACGAGCACAGAGCGACAGGCCGCGATCCAAGAGCTGGAATTAGAGCTGTGCAGCTGGAAGTCTTCGTCCCTTGATCTGAATTTTGTGATGGACAGCTTGGGCAGCTTTTGTGCAGACCGAACTCCGTGTGCGACTTTTGGAAGCGCGGGAATCTTTTTGTTCCGTGTATTGTATCTGACCTATCTCAACTGTCACACTAATCTGCATGGGTTATCTTACCAAGCCTTGAGGATGCAAGCCTGGGACTATCCCCGCCGCCAAATTAAGTCGTCTGATTCATCTACTATTCAACTGTTACCGTTGGTCCTAGCCGCCGGTGGGGATGTAGGACCGCCGCGCTGTTGTGTTGCATCAGCAAGAGCTTCCTTGAGTCTATTCCGCGTTACTGATTACGACCATGCTTGTTCACT AGCTGCACTTCACCACCATGTTACGGCTCTGATAGTTCTTGTTGCTCATGCTGCAAAGAATCCTCTAGCAGATGAGTCAATGGCAGACATCCAGCTTGTTCTGCCTGTGGTAGACATGCTCCATAAATTTGAAGAGGTTTCAAAAGACAGCAGCATTGAATATGCGAAGAAAATAGCTGCTCAGCTTGTGCATGAGTACGCGCGTCGAGCGTTATTTGAGTAG
- a CDS encoding uncharacterized protein (EggNog:ENOG41~CAZy:AA3), with protein MPSHNTVPIQFSNMGSKAGVADGDRFDFIVVGGGTAGNCVAGRLAENPKASILVIEAGVGNPEELPEITTPSNAMNLRNSEHDWSYKTTMVKRDDYERVEKPNTRGKMLGGSSSLNYFTWVPGCKPTFDRWEEWGGKEWTWDPLLHYLRKSATYHDDPKLYRPDLKKIGGGGPIHISHAELIDEMKPFRDNVFKAWKSRGKPITENIYDGEMNGLYHCVDTIYKGVRSGSYLFLKDKPNITVLAETHAKKLLISYADRICRGVRVVLPNGKDINVYADREVILSEGVFESPKLLMLSGVGPERELKKFDIDVIVDSRHVGQNLIDHPAVPFVLRVKPEIGMDTAVLRKGPENEKIHAQYKKDHSGPAGSGFLEVVGFPRIDEYLEKDPDYQKAKKANGGKDPFSPEGQPHFELDFVCLWGSAFQWHFPPPPEGEHTTVVVDLVRPISGPGEVTLKSADPLEQPYINLNFFADDLDIIAMREGIRFTYDVLTKGEGFKDQVVSESPWPMPLHSDVEMKRAVLDRCQTAFHPVGTARLSKNIEQGVVDPALKVHGVHNLRVIDASVIPLIPDCRIQNSVYAVAEKGADLIKADHKDIY; from the coding sequence ATGCCGTCTCATAACACGGTGCCTATCCAATTCAGCAATATGGGCAGCAAAGCAGGTGTCGCAGATGGAGACCGTTTCGACTTCATTGTCGTTGGAGGTGGCACCGCTGGCAACTGTGTTGCCGGTCGCCTGGCCGAGAATCCCAAGGCTAGCATCTTGGTGATTGAAGCCGGTGTTGGCAATCCGGAAGAACTTCCCGAGATTACCACACCGTCCAACGCTATGAACCTGCGTAACAGTGAACATGATTGGTCTTATAAGACCACCATGGTCAAGCGTGATGATTATGAGCGTGTTGAAAAGCCCAATACGCGAGGCAAGATGTTGGGTGGAAGTTCAtcattaaattactttacaTGGGTTCCAGGCTGTAAGCCTACTTTTGATCGATGGGAGGAATGGGGAGGCAAAGAATGGACTTGGGATCCTCTCCTCCATTACCTTCGCAAAAGTGCCACCTATCACGACGACCCCAAGCTTTATAGGCCAGATCTTAAGAAAATCGGCGGCGGAGGCCCTATCCACATCTCTCACGCTGAGCTCATTGACGAGATGAAGCCCTTCCGTGATAACGTCTTCAAGGCCTGGAAGTCACGCGGAAAGCCTATTACGGAAAATATCTATGACGGCGAGATGAACGGCCTCTATCACTGTGTCGACACTATTTATAAGGGAGTGCGCTCCGGAAGCTACCTCTTCCTTAAAGACAAGCCCAACATCACGGTTCTGGCTGAGACTCATGCCAAGAAGCTACTCATCAGCTACGCTGATCGAATTTGCCGCGGCGTGAGAGTTGTTCTTCCGAATGGCAAGGACATCAACGTCTACGCAGACCGCGAAGTCATTCTTTCAGAAGGCGTTTTTGAAAGCCCCAAGCTCTTGATGCTCAGTGGCGTTGGTCCGGAGCGTGAGCTCAAGAAATTCGATATTGACGTAATTGTTGACTCGCGTCATGTTGGCCAAAATCTCATCGATCATCCGGCTGTACCCTTTGTGTTGCGTGTTAAACCCGAGATCGGCATGGATACTGCTGTCCTTAGAAAGGGCCCAGAGAATGAAAAGATACACGCCCAATATAAGAAAGATCATTCTGGCCCAGCCGGATCAGGTTTCTTGGAGGTTGTGGGTTTCCCTCGAATTGATGAGTATCTAGAGAAAGATCCCGACTAccagaaggccaagaaagCCAACGGCGGAAAGGATCCTTTCTCGCCTGAGGGACAGCCACATTTTGAGCTCGATTTTGTGTGCCTTTGGGGCAGCGCATTCCAGTGGCACTTCCCACCCCCTCCAGAAGGCGAACACACCACTGTCGTTGTGGATCTGGTCCGTCCTATCTCAGGCCCCGGCGAGGTTACCTTGAAGAGCGCCGATCCGCTTGAGCAACCCTACATCAACCTTAATTTCTTCGCTGACGACCTTGATATAATTGCTATGCGCGAGGGTATCCGATTCACCTACGATGTGTTGACCAAGGGCGAAGGCTTCAAGGACCAAGTCGTGTCCGAGTCGCCATGGCCGATGCCACTCCACTCAGACGTGGAGATGAAGCGCGCCGTCTTGGATCGCTGCCAAACCGCTTTCCATCCTGTCGGAACTGCCCGACTAAGCAAGAATATCGAACAAGGCGTGGTTGATCCCGCGCTCAAGGTTCATGGAGTTCATAATCTCCGCGTTATCGACGCCTCTGTCATTCCATTGATTCCCGATTGCCGTATTCAGAACTCTGTGTATGCGGTGGCTGAAAAGGGAGCCGATTTGATCAAGGCAGATCATAAGGATATCTACTGA
- a CDS encoding uncharacterized protein (EggNog:ENOG41) codes for MTRPFPLMSLPEEIVELICRQLTIRDSLTLSFVCRASKALNRIVTPVLYSRFNPWGKMKKLADFLRSISLRPELGGYVQEIIFSGSLFWFELTEDHLAVFADVATRLGIDLEDWMKEYPYEAVTQLVIAQTPNVKIMDVVVDEVYAEAGAGAFRLLEKLAAQTPRWVSLPQLHQLTVGHEEPRRISLGYFGGIIELAPHIQELTISPCYGLYCDEEPKNDRFSLNNVTNLKLDGGHISKSQLESIVRLCRRLEIFELRHNTMYAGLPEVIVTPREVIEILALRKHTLRSISVDLGYRERRTPDDLSFTGFCADGHQILSLKEFSRLETFKIDGSSVLFPEITKSDYHTNVLVNLLPKSIRQFQLINAQYEAVANMICLVESITEFPLLKEVTLTGNVAGGPLGEDMVEFDKHELDTLYAMLERNGIMIGKKSR; via the coding sequence ATGACACGGCCATTCCCGCTAATGTCGCTCCCTGAGGAGATTGTCGAGCTCATCTGTCGGCAGCTCACGATCCGTGACTCTCTGactttgtcttttgtttgCCGAGCATCGAAAGCCCTCAATCGTATTGTGACGCCTGTTCTATATTCTCGTTTTAACCCGTGgggaaagatgaagaagcttgcCGATTTCCTCAGGTCTATTAGTCTACGACCTGAACTTGGTGGATATGTGCAGGAAATCATTTTTAGCGGATCCTTATTCTGGTTTGAGCTTACAGAAGACCATCTCGCCGTCTTTGCGGATGTGGCGACTAGATTGGGCATAGACCTCGAAGATTGGATGAAGGAATATCCATACGAGGCCGTGACGCAGCTCGTCATCGCGCAGACACCCAATGTGAAGATCATGGATGTTGTTGTGGACGAGGTTTATGCCGAGGCTGGCGCCGGGGCTTTCAGACTGCTAGAGAAATTGGCTGCTCAAACTCCAAGATGGGTATCTTTGCCTCAGCTACACCAGCTTACAGTGGGCCATGAGGAGCCCAGGAGAATTTCTCTGGGATACTTTGGGGGGATTATTGAGCTTGCACCTCACATACAAGAGCTCACTATAAGCCCTTGCTACGGCCTCTATTGTGATGAGGAGCCTAAGAATGACCGATTCTCTCTCAACAATGTGACAAACCTAAAGCTTGATGGTGGTCACATATCCAAGTCTCAGTTAGAATCGATAGTCCGTCTTTGTAGACGGTTAGAGATTTTTGAGTTGAGGCACAACACTATGTATGCTGGCCTTCCGGAAGTTATTGTGACACCTAGGGAGGTGATTGAGATACTGGCGCTACGTAAACATACCCTTCGCTCTATCTCAGTTGACCTAGGATACCGAGAACGCCGGACGCCGGACGACCTTAGTTTCACCGGCTTCTGCGCAGATGGTCATCAAATTCTTTCTCTTAAAGAATTTTCGCGGCTTGAAACATTTAAGATTGATGGATCCTCAGTCCTATTTCCGGAAATTACAAAGTCAGACTATCACACGAATGTTCTCGTCAATTTATTGCCCAAATCTATCCGCCAGTTTCAGCTCATAAACGCGCAGTACGAGGCTGTTGCCAATATGATCTGTCTAGTTGAATCGATTACCGAGTTTCCCTTACTTAAAGAAGTGACTCTGACGGGAAATGTAGCGGGTGGGCCCCTAGGTGAAGACATGGTGGAATTTGATAAGCATGAGCTTGACACCCTTTACGCAATGCTGGAAAGGAATGGAATAATGATTGGAAAGAAATCAAGATAA
- a CDS encoding uncharacterized protein (EggNog:ENOG41~TransMembrane:1 (o494-512i)) yields MPGGDSKENIPAGDFDLLLFRRRRFRTAKACYPCRRRKVKCDLNQPCGTCISREHPDLCDYTTNTFAGADPSTSENNPNSREQQQSGAATANSTASDMAQGVFVDLALPYNTKVHLGSESLPSVFSIAGGKGKDPASSPLKFSMDPKVIFELLCLQDSSTTFPFTNLWMPGDGIEKVYSALPEDEVILSHFRLYEESLFHLESSIINLRKFETSLLEFLQRRRNIPPSAFLDCLSEYPISWFGLLFGMLACGAQLASIEGELDITKAWVFEVVQTLIMLVNYLRNQGDAGASWSMLGLAIRLAQALGIHCTPDPNNISNTTRREEAIIKSSIWRSLVWQDTLSSLCYDRPSGITVFESIPSTTASPRFYSFFDSCHHLFVTANKISHSQNQAKFSGERLPNEAILDFRKIVNVIETRSVPHLQDLSKCQSKNDYMQHYIFRLFSDSVMVCLYRPAMTGDEAQDSDITEYYLNRCRSALQTYMELLNLNGAFQRLWFFVHITFSCALILGQAANTRNIHADKAFLKRFFNSVSQNRAFVNLPVYENAWRLLREFLFADEPITEY; encoded by the exons ATGCCTGGAGGCGACTCAAAAGAAAACATACCGGCGGGAGATTTTGACCTGCTCCTATTTAGGCGACGGCGATTCCGTACCGCGAAAGCCTGTTATCCGTGTCGACGACGCAAGGTCAAGTGTGACCTTAATCAGCCATGCGGGACATGCATCAGTCGGGAGCATCCCGACTTATGTGACTACACAACCAATACCTTTGCTGGTGCGGATCCGTCTACCTCCGAGAACAACCCGAATAGtagggagcagcagcagtcagGAGCTGCCACCGCGAATTCTACGGCCTCTGATATGGCTCAGGGGGTTTTTGTTGACCTGGCGTTGCCCTACAATACAAAGGTGCATCTAGGCTCAGAGTCTCTGCCCAGTGTTTTCTCAATTGCAGGTGGAAAGGGGAAAGACCCTGCTTCGTCTCCGTTGAAATTTTCGATGGACCCAAAGGTAATTTTCGAGCTGCTATGTCTTCAAGACTCCAGCACTACGTTTCCCTTTACGAATTTGTGGATGCCAGGTGACGGCATTGAAAAAGTCTACAGCGCTCTACCAGAGGACGAGGTTATCTTGAG CCACTTTCGATTATACGAAGAATCCCTATTTCATCTCGAGTCCTCGATCATAAATCTACGAAAGTTTGAAACTTCGCTTCTGGAATTTCTTCAGCGCCGCAGAAATATTCCACCCAGTGCATTTCTGGATTGCCTGTCTGAATATCCAATCTCATGGTTTGGGCTGCTGTTCGGAATGCTGGCATGCGGTGCCCAGCTTGCTTCGATAGAAGGAGAGCTTGATATTACGAAAGCATGGGTTTTTG AGGTTGTTCAGACCTTGATAATGTTAGTAAACTACCTGAGGAACCAGGGAGATGCAGGGGCGTCGTGGTCAATGTTGG GCTTAGCAATACGACTTGCCCAAGCCCTTGGCATTCACTGCACGCCTGATCCCAACAACATCAGCAACAccacaagaagagaagaagccattATCAAATCATCAATATG GCGATCTCTAGTCTGGCAAGACACTCTTTCATCCCTTTGTTACGATCGGCCATCCGGAATTACTGTTTTTGAATCCATCCCATCGACAACTGCCTCGCCTCGATTCTATTCATTCTTTGACAGCTGTCATCATCTGTTTGTTACAGCAAATAAGATCAGTCACTCTCAGAATCAAGCCAAATTCTCCGGGGAGCGACTACCCAACGAAGCGATTCTTGATTTCCGAAAGATTGTCAACGTCATCGAGACCCGATCGGTACCTCATCTACAAGATTTATCCAAATGCCAGTCCAAGAATGATTATATGCAACACTACATCTTCCGACTTTTCTCTGACTCTGTCATGGTTTGCCTATACAGGCCCGCCATGACGGGTGATGAAGCACAAGACAGCGACATCACCGAGTACTACTTGAACCGATGCCGATCTGCTTTGCAAACATACATGGAACTTCTTAATTTGAACGGAGCTTTCCAGAGGCTTTGGTTTTTCGTTCACATCACTTTCAGCTGTGCTCTTATTTTGGGCCAGGCGGCCAATACGCGAAACATTCATGCAGACAAGGCATTCTTGAAGCGTTTCTTCAATAGCGTGTCGCAAAATCGTGCATTTGTCAACCTTCCCGTTTATGAAAATGCTTGGAGGCTACTGCGTGAATTCTTATTTGCAGACGAGCCGATTACGGAATATTAG
- a CDS encoding uncharacterized protein (EggNog:ENOG41) has protein sequence MSKLANDPGEKSLAKLLATLTTTLHDTTYVFATLTDASNLPPLAETQLLFKETEGITVIVSQEYAEAHKIDFFFPCKMITLNVTSSLEAVGFMAVIATRLAEHKMGVNPVSGFYHDHCFVPLGREQEAIKVLERLAEEYKQKALADS, from the coding sequence ATGTCCAAGCTCGCAAACGACCCTGGCGAGAAGTCGCTAGCTAAGCTCTTAGCCACTCTCACCACCACTCTGCATGACACAACCTATGTCTTTGCAACTCTTACCGACGCATCGAATCTCCCGCCGCTGGCGGAAACCCAGCTCTTGTTTAAAGAAACCGAGGGAATTACAGTTATTGTCAGCCAGGAATATGCGGAAGCACATAAGattgacttcttcttcccttgcaAAATGATCACGCTGAATGTGACGTCAAGCTTGGAGGCTGTTGGGTTCATGGCGGTGATAGCCACGAGATTGGCGGAGCATAAAATGGGCGTCAACCCGGTTAGCGGCTTTTACCATGACCATTGTTTTGTACCGCTGGGGAGGGAACAGGAAGCaattaaagttttagaaCGATTGGCAGAGGAATACAAGCAAAAGGCGCTGGCAGACAGTTAG
- a CDS encoding uncharacterized protein (EggNog:ENOG41), translated as MAPPAGDENACVQVTKTADGITTITINRQHRRNAVDGPTARKLTEAFIAFEDDASQKVCVFHGAHGSFCAGFDLHEVAKWNGPGDMDYMGPIVDGGHAVTGDRQIGPIGPSRLQIKKPVICAVAGYAVAGGMELSLLGDIRVVEEDAVFGIFCRRFGVPLIDGGTVRLQAIIGLGRALDLILTGRPVGAQEALQMGLANRIVPKGQSLEEATKIARQLLGFPQECMNVDRANCYYSAYNATSFVDALRNEFVNGSQVITTESVKGAAQFSAGAGRHGVFKSADNSNL; from the coding sequence ATGGCGCCGCCAGCCGGAGACGAGAATGCGTGTGTGCAGGTTACTAAGACTGCTGACGGCATCACTACCATCACCATTAACAGACAACACCGCAGAAATGCAGTTGACGGCCCTACTGCGCGAAAGCTGACAGAGGCTTTTATTGCTTTCGAAGACGATGCCAGCCAAAAGGTTTGCGTCTTTCATGGCGCCCATGGATCCTTCTGCGCCGGCTTCGATTTACACGAGGTGGCCAAGTGGAACGGTCCTGGAGACATGGACTATATGGGCCCGATTGTTGATGGCGGTCATGCCGTGACCGGCGACCGCCAGATTGGGCCTATCGGTCCCTCTCGACTTCAGATCAAGAAACCCGTCATCTGTGCAGTAGCAGGATACGCCGTTGCGGGAGGCATGGAGCTGTCTCTCTTGGGCGATATTCGTGTTGTTGAAGAGGATGCTGTTTTTGGCATCTTTTGTCGACGCTTCGGTGTCCCGCTCATCGATGGCGGCACGGTTCGACTGCAGGCCATCATTGGTCTTGGCCGTGCATTGGATCTGATCCTCACCGGCAGACCGGTTGGTGCTCAAGAGGCTCTCCAGATGGGGCTTGCCAACCGCATTGTTCCCAAGGGACAGTCTTTAGAGGAGGCTACGAAGATTGCTAGgcagctgcttggcttcCCTCAGGAATGCATGAACGTGGACCGAGCAAACTGCTACTACTCGGCTTATAACGCGACGTCGTTTGTGGATGCGTTGAGGAATGAGTTTGTTAATGGCTCCCAGGTAATTACTACGGAGAGCGTTAAGGGCGCGGCCCAATTTAGTGCCGGAGCTGGGCGCCACGGTGTATTTAAAAGTGCAGATAATTCGAACCTTTAG
- a CDS encoding uncharacterized protein (EggNog:ENOG41) has product MANAQRCCLCQFEISREDVVTEESKYGSLRNSPSYSYLYLYTVWEYSFLRSCHRHCLDMIPRPNPQRLAGIAEAMKYEYIPSSRQMDIRHRKIKSLLSTELLAHFAHLESNLPLELWSIVAEYLLPYFASANLQRLWSPTPEPSCANISKPIWCKYVDLEGNKYIAAFSNDPSSDDWELIFQPSGELIVDIFVGGNHFGITKLLFSSSHNSPDVDEAEGIWWRKVHVEGRYSSIRGFSDGIKLRHLMNVDKDITAWSVPKSDNVRFEHLSPSFVTTLPARMASLDCNCPAIVGYSILWECGLVTIHVHRIDEDRFEYEFSPYKSWLHMPVDPGEIITEIWLRRSLIRRERALGIKTNTGRVFIAGIYTNHPSNWSLVDRPSQGKIFFDCSETEMTALAFDSDKPEPPESPFPTPKPSDGSVPAVIEDFFYSEHDLTGLVRVTPCKFFDKPGYSGMLFHFSNGHRESVGQVRLDYLCSSIDLETSTSWFLGFKRRSDLHPYVATITTSPCSAELNCEAVLELSFNGRLEWFWSRHQSYVMYKDQKSIRPL; this is encoded by the exons ATGGCCAATGCACAGCGTTGTTGTCTCTGTCAATTTGAAATTTCACGGGAAGACGTCGTCACAG aagagtcCAAATACGGCAGCCTGAGAAACTCCCCCAGCTATTCATATCTCTATCTCTATACCGTGTGGGAATACTCTTTTTTACGAAGTTGTCATCGGCATTGTCTAGATATGATACCTCGACCAAATCCACAACGCCTCGCGGGTATCGCGGAAGCGATGAAATATGAGTACATACCTAGTTCACGTCAAATGGACATCCGCCATCGCAAAATTAAGTCCCTTTTAAGTACAGAGTTATTAGCGCACTTTGCGCATTTGGAATCAAATCTTCCATTAGAGCTCTGGAGTATCGTCGCAGAGTATCTGCTACCATACTTTGCATCGGCGAACCTGCAGAGGCTGTGGAGTCCAACACCAGAGCCCAGCTGTGCCAACATTTCAAAACCCATATGGTGTAAGTACGTTGATCTAGAGGGCAACAAATATATCGCAGCATTCTCCAATGATCCCAGCAGTGATGATTGGGAACTGATATTTCAACCTTCCGGCGAGCTTATTGTCGACATATTTGTGGGAGGAAACCACTTCGGCATCACAAAATTACTCTTTTCTAGCTCCCACAATTCACCAGATGTTGATGAGGCTGAAGGGATATGGTGGCGCAAAGTTCATGTCGAAGGAAGATACTCGAGTATACGCGGGTTCTCAGAT GGCATTAAACTTCGTCATCTGATGAATGTGGATAAGGATATCACCGCATGGAGCGTTCCAAAATCTGACAACGTTCGATTTGAGCATCTTTCTCCCAGTTTTGTAACCACATTGCCGGCTCGGATGGCATCGCTCGATTGCAACTGCCCTGCAATCGTTGGTTATTCGATTCTTTGGGAATGTGGACTGGTCACAATTCATGTTCACCGGATTGATGAAGATAGATTCGAGTATGAGTTCAGCCCCTATAAATCCTGGCTGCATATGCCAGTCGATCCTGGTGAGATTATCACTGAAATTTGGTTACGTCGGAGCTTGATACGTCGGGAGAGAGCTCTAGGA ATCAAAACAAACACAGGGCGAGTCTTCATCGCCGGTATCTATACTAATCATCCTTCAAACTGGTCTCTAGTCGACAGGCCGAGCCAGGGAAAAATATTCTTCGATTGTTCAGAAACGGAAATGACCGCGTTAGCGTTTGATAGCGACAAGCCTGAACCCCCAGAATCTCCTTTCCCTACTCCCAAGCCATCGGATGGTTCAGTTCCTGCCGTCATAGAAGACTTTTTCTACTCAGAACACGACTTGACTGGTTTAGTGAGAGTTACTCCTTGTAAATTTTTTGATAAACCAGGCTACTCAGGTATGCTCTTCCATTTCTCAAACGGCCATCGAGAAAGTGTTGGTCAAGTGCGATTGGACTATTTGTGTTCTTCAATAGACTTGGAAACCTCTACATCATGGTTCCTGGGCTTCAAGAGAAGAAGTGATTTGCATCCTTATGTTGCGACGATTACTACCAGTCCGTGCAGCGCTGAACTGAACTGTGAGGCAGTTCTTGAGCTCTCTTTCAATGGGAGATTGGAATGGTTTTGGTCACGTCACCAATCGTATGTCATGTACAAGGACCAAAAAAGTATCAGGCCATTGTAA